Part of the Candidatus Acidiferrales bacterium genome is shown below.
TGTCTTTGCTACCTTTTGAATGTCCTTGAATACTTTTCTCATTTCTTCGGAAGTCCCGATTATATCATGGAACTGGCTGTCGAGGTCGCAGGTAAGCTGCTTCTGTTTGGAAAGAAGATCTTCAATTTCTTTTTTCGATTCGCTGAGTCTCATTGCCGAGGAAATGGTCGCAAGAAGTTTCTCGTTCTGCCATGGCTTCAGCACAAAATCCGACGCCCCTTCTTTGATCGCTTTGACTGCCATCTCGATATTTCCATAGGCAGTGATAAGCACGACGACAGACGAACGATCAATATCGAGGATTTTTTTCAGCCAGTTGAATCCCTCCGTCCCGCTTGTTGCGTCTCCTGAAAAATTCATGTCCAGGAGGATAACATCATATCGCTCATCTTTCATTATGAGAGGGACTTGGTTTGGATCTTTCTCGATGCGCACTATGGAATAATGCTGCTTCAATAAAAGGCGAGCGGAGTATAAGATGTCCTCATCGTCGTCGATGATCAGGATTCTGCCGGATTTAGTGGTCATGGTTTCCAATCTTCAATGCATTTACTCAAAAGTCATTCCTGAGAAATGAGTCAGTCACGTTTGATTTTGCCGTTCTTGCTGAGGTTCGTCGTTCATTTTCGAACAGTACCGTTCATTTTCGAACAGTCAAACTTTGCAATAAAAATCGAAATAAGCAAATCTAGTTTGAAATGCGACAATATTAGCGAAGAATGTGATTGAACATAAGGGCACGACAATTGTGATTTCATTGACATGAACAAATTGGATCAATCCGAAATAGTCGATTCGAATCAAAGGTTCACGATGGATAGGAAAATAGAAAAGAAGCCGTTCTACAAACGGAGACTGTCCTGGATTTACGCCGGGGGCGGCGCGCTATTTCTGTTCCTGATCATCTTAATAATTTCTGATACCGGAGCAAAGCTGAATGTCGAAGCAGACAAGATCACCGTCTCGACTGTGGCGGAGGGCGATTTCCAGGAATTCATTCCGGTGACCGGGAATGTCCTTCCGCGTACGACTTTTTATCTCGATGCAATTTTAGGCGGCATAGTCGAGAAAAAATTTGTCGAAGAAGGTGTAATGCTGAAGGAGGGGGACAGGATCTTACAGCTGTCCAATACGAATGTTCAACTCAGTACGCTCCAGCAGGAGACGTTTGCATATCAGCAGATCAACGATGCGCGGAACACGAGATTGCAGATTGAACAGAATAGCAATGGACTACAGAATGCTCTCGTATCGGCAAATTATGCGGTGATAAATGCAAAGGAGATATTTGATCGTCAGTCTAAACTAAAAGAAAAGAATTTGATCTCACAGCAGGATTACGAGCTGGCGGAGAACAATTATCATCTTGCGGCGGAGCAGCAGAAATTGGCTTATCAAAATTTCTTCGCGGATTCCATTCAGAGACAATCTCAATTGACGCAGATAGCCTCGTCAATCGAGAGGCTGCAAAAAAATCTCGAGCTGATAAGGGAGAATATAGAGAACCTCACTGTCAGGGCCCCGATTAACGGACAACTAACCTCTTTAAATGCCGAGACAGGACAATCAAAAAATCCCGGGGACCAGATCGGGCAGATAGATGCCTTGGATGGCTTTAAGGTCAGAGCGGACATCGACGAGTTTTATATTGCGCGGGTGATGAAAGGGCTGCATGCTTCGGTGGATATTGATGAAAAGACGTTTACTCTTTCAGTGACAAAAGTCTATTCGGAAGTGACAGGGGGCAAATTTCAGGTCGACATGGAATTTGACGGCAAAGTGCCTGATGGAATTAGACGAGGCCAGACGCTTCAAATAAGACTGCAGCTGAGTGAGCGGACAAAAGCTCTTTTGTTGCCGCGTGGAGGATTTTACCAGAAGACTGGCGGACAATGGGTATTTGTGCTCAATAAGTCAGGCAACACCGCTGCAAAGAAAAGCATAAGCCTTGGTCGCCAGAACCCCGATTACTTCGAAGTGCTGAGCGGGCTGAATCCGGGAGACAAAGTTGTAACTTCGTCTTACGACAACTTCGGGGACGTGCAAGAACTGATTCTGAGGTGAGGAGAGAATGTTCGGAAATTATTTGAAAATATTCCTGAGAAACATGAGGAGGCACATAGGATATTCCATCGGCAATATTTCCGGATTGTCCGTAGGCATGACCGCATGTTTCTTCATCCTCATGTTTGTCCGCTACGAATTCAATTGGAACGATAGCAATGAGAATCTTTACCGCACTTATAGGGTTCAACAGAAAGTCTTCTTCAAAAACAGCACCGAGATTTATTGGCAAACTGGCTACAGGTTGGCTTCCGAGTTGAAAAGTCAAATTCCTGAAATAGAAAACGCGGCCACGGTAGGAGACGTCTGGGGAGAATACCTCTCCACTTCCGACAAGCTTACTTTTAACGAGAAGCACGGCTATTACGCCGACGATAATATCTTCAGGATTCTGACATTTGATTTTATTCACGGAGACCGTGATAAGCTATTATCTACGCCATACTCGGTGGTCATTTCGAAAGAACTTGCCGACAAATACTTCCCCGGTGAAAATCCGCTCGGCAAAACTATCAAGGCGTCTAAGAATAAATCGCTCAAAGTGACGGGCGTGTTCAGGAATTTGCCGTCCAATGACGATTTCCGCCCGGATTATCTTGTCTCCTTGTCCACATTCAGGGAGGTGACGGATTGGAAAAAGTACGATGCACTCGTGAACATCGGCGCGGCCGATTTCTCGACTTACATCACGCTGAAATCGAATACATCGGCAGAGGTTGTTGACAAGAAAATTTACAATTTCGCCGACAAGTTTGTCGTCAACAATTATAAGAAACTGTACCTCAAGCCGTTGTCGGAGCTTCATCTCAAGGCCGATGAAAGGAACGACATCGAAATGGCCTTGTACTACATTAGTGGTTTTGCAGTTTTCGTTCTGGTGCTCGCATGCATCAACTTCATCAACATGGCAACCGCAAATTCCTATTTAAGGAAAAAAGAAATCGGCGTGCGCAAGGTTGTCGGTGCGTCACGGTCCACTCTCTTTGTTCAATTCATTGGCGAATCATTGATCTTCTCATTCATCTCGCTGTTGATAGCATCGATGCTGGTCGAGATTTTCCTGCCGTATTTCAATGCTGTCGTTCAAAGGCAAATAGAAATAAGTGTGAGCCGTGATATAGGTTTCATCCTTGTCATGATTTCTGCGTTCCTGATCACCGGCATTCTGTCAGGTATATACCCCGCGCTGTACGTTTCAAGTTTTCGTGCATCACAGGTGATAAAAGGAGACCTTTCTTTATTCAAACAGGCGAGGCAAGGCTCTTCAAAAACCTTTTTGAGAAAGTCGCTCGTTACATTTCAGTTTTGCATTTCGATTGCGCTGCTTATAGGTACTGTTTACGTCGTCAGGCAGGTGCATTACATGAAGACCAAGGACCTGGGATTTGAAAGACAAAATCTCCTTGTCTGTCAGGTGTTTGGTCAAAGCAGCAGCGGCAATTTCGAGATCTTACGGAATGAGCTCTTGGGCAATCCCAATGTTGTCGATGCTGCGGTCTCGATAAACTCTCCGTTCCATGGAGATTGGGAAAAAGAAATCAATTGGGAAGGAGCCGCCCCGAATGATAGAATGAGCATAAACTACAACTCGGTCGACTACAATTTCATTGGCACTTATGAAATGAAGATGGTGCTCGGCAGGAATTTTTCAAGACAATTTCCATCGGACGACAAAGCATGCATTATCAATGAGACTGCATGGGAAATGCTCAAGTGGGAAAATCCACTAGGAAAGAGAATTGATGACAATAAATACACCGTGATCGGCGTCGTTAAAGATTTTAATCCTTATTCCGTCCACGAGAAGATCCCGCCATATTATATGACGTTAAAGGCGGATCGACTCGATGAAGCAGGCATCTTTGCTGTGCGAATCAAGCCCGCCGACAAGGAGAACACTGTCTCGTTTGTCAAAGCACAGTTCAGCCGTTTTTTCTCCGATGCGATCATTGACGTCGGAGATTTTGACAGCGGCATAGATTTAGGAACAAAAAGTGTTTGGGAGGTAGTCGAGAAGGTATTCATCGGCTTCGGAATCATCGCTGTACTAATTGCCGCAAACGGAATGTTCGGAATGATTTCTTTCGCATCCCAAAGAAGGATGAAGGAAGTCGGGATTCGCAAAGTTTTCGGCGCTAACATCCCGCAGCTTTATCTAATGATGTCGAAGGACTTTGCTTTTCTTCTTCTTTTCTCTTCACTGTTCGCTTTCCCTTCGGGATATTTGGTGTTGCGTACGACGCCGGGGGCGTATAAGTACCAGCTGCAGTCCGTGGATTATTTGATCTGCATCGGAGTAATGGTCCTGACTGCACTGGCGGCTTCGGTCTACCACACGACGAAGGCCGTTTTTTCAGATCCCGTAAAAACACTTAGGTATGAGTAATCCCTTGTCGGATTTTTATTTGAATCAAGAATACTATATAACTGCAATTAAGTTTAGGAAAACAATGCAAGTAAAACGAAATATTCTTACTGTCATCTTATGTATTGCACTTATCACAATTTCTAGTTGCACCAGAAACTCATCATCGCCGATCGGCGCTGTCCCGGAAAATTCGATCGGGATGGTTTACGTCACCGGCGGGACTTTTCAAATGGGCAGCAATTCCGGATACTCGGATCAAAGACCCGTTCACTCTGTAACGCTGAGCAACTTCTATATTGGCAAGTACATCGTAACGCAAAAAGAATGGCGCGATGTCGTGCAG
Proteins encoded:
- a CDS encoding ABC transporter permease produces the protein MFGNYLKIFLRNMRRHIGYSIGNISGLSVGMTACFFILMFVRYEFNWNDSNENLYRTYRVQQKVFFKNSTEIYWQTGYRLASELKSQIPEIENAATVGDVWGEYLSTSDKLTFNEKHGYYADDNIFRILTFDFIHGDRDKLLSTPYSVVISKELADKYFPGENPLGKTIKASKNKSLKVTGVFRNLPSNDDFRPDYLVSLSTFREVTDWKKYDALVNIGAADFSTYITLKSNTSAEVVDKKIYNFADKFVVNNYKKLYLKPLSELHLKADERNDIEMALYYISGFAVFVLVLACINFINMATANSYLRKKEIGVRKVVGASRSTLFVQFIGESLIFSFISLLIASMLVEIFLPYFNAVVQRQIEISVSRDIGFILVMISAFLITGILSGIYPALYVSSFRASQVIKGDLSLFKQARQGSSKTFLRKSLVTFQFCISIALLIGTVYVVRQVHYMKTKDLGFERQNLLVCQVFGQSSSGNFEILRNELLGNPNVVDAAVSINSPFHGDWEKEINWEGAAPNDRMSINYNSVDYNFIGTYEMKMVLGRNFSRQFPSDDKACIINETAWEMLKWENPLGKRIDDNKYTVIGVVKDFNPYSVHEKIPPYYMTLKADRLDEAGIFAVRIKPADKENTVSFVKAQFSRFFSDAIIDVGDFDSGIDLGTKSVWEVVEKVFIGFGIIAVLIAANGMFGMISFASQRRMKEVGIRKVFGANIPQLYLMMSKDFAFLLLFSSLFAFPSGYLVLRTTPGAYKYQLQSVDYLICIGVMVLTALAASVYHTTKAVFSDPVKTLRYE
- a CDS encoding efflux RND transporter periplasmic adaptor subunit, with amino-acid sequence MNKLDQSEIVDSNQRFTMDRKIEKKPFYKRRLSWIYAGGGALFLFLIILIISDTGAKLNVEADKITVSTVAEGDFQEFIPVTGNVLPRTTFYLDAILGGIVEKKFVEEGVMLKEGDRILQLSNTNVQLSTLQQETFAYQQINDARNTRLQIEQNSNGLQNALVSANYAVINAKEIFDRQSKLKEKNLISQQDYELAENNYHLAAEQQKLAYQNFFADSIQRQSQLTQIASSIERLQKNLELIRENIENLTVRAPINGQLTSLNAETGQSKNPGDQIGQIDALDGFKVRADIDEFYIARVMKGLHASVDIDEKTFTLSVTKVYSEVTGGKFQVDMEFDGKVPDGIRRGQTLQIRLQLSERTKALLLPRGGFYQKTGGQWVFVLNKSGNTAAKKSISLGRQNPDYFEVLSGLNPGDKVVTSSYDNFGDVQELILR